The following are encoded in a window of Panicum virgatum strain AP13 chromosome 5N, P.virgatum_v5, whole genome shotgun sequence genomic DNA:
- the LOC120674191 gene encoding probable carboxylesterase 16: MPSVGVKIYSVFFKLWLRHRLQSLAAAGGGPDPAAAAFGVSCRPDEATAPANPALSAADGVASKDLHIDPNSSLSVRIFLPAPPPPQAHLLAHSRRASDPTPAPASNAAAPYRGYLPHAVSSPRAPASARRRLPIVVQFHGGGFATGSSSATANDAFCRRVSKLCDAIVVAVGYRLAPESRYPAAFEDGVKVLKWIAKQANLAMMSKVGGGVDTFGASTVEPWIAAHGDPARCVLLGASCGANIADYVTRKVVEDSKPFDPIKVVAQVLMYPFFIGSVPTHSEIRLANSYFYDKSTCILAWRLFLSEKEFNLDHPAANPLALGRGGPPLKCMPPTLTVIAEHDWMRDRAIAYSEELRKVNVDSPVLDYKDTVHEFATLDVFLKTPQAQACAEDIAIWMKKYISLRGHEFSY; this comes from the exons ATGCCGAGCGTCGGCGTGAAGATCTACAGCGTCTTCTTCAAGCTCTggctccgccaccgcctccagTCGCTCGCAGCCGCCGGGGGCGGCCCcgaccccgccgcggccgccttcgGGGTCTCCTGCCGCCCCGACGAGGCCACCGCGCCCGCCAACCCGGCCTTGTCCGCCGCCGACGGGGTCGCCTCCAAGGACCTCCACATCGACCCCAACTCTTCGCTCTCCGTCCGCAtcttcctccccgcgccgccgccgccccaggcgCACCTCCTCGCCCACTCGCGTCGCGCCAGCGACCCCACCCCGGCCCCCGCGtccaacgccgccgcgccgtaccGCGGGTACCTCCCGCACGCCGtctcctcgccgcgcgcgccggcgtcggcgcgccGGAGGCTGCCCATCGTCGTGCAgttccacggcggcgggttCGCCACCGGGAGCAGCAGCGCCACCGCCAACGACGCCTTCTGCAGGAGGGTGTCCAAGCTCTGCGACGCCATCGTCGTGGCGGTGGGATACAGGCTCGCGCCGGAGAGCCGGTACCCTGCCGCGTTTGAGGACGGGGTCAAGGTTCTCAAGTGGATCGCCAAGCAGGCCAATCTAGCAATGATGAGCAAGGTTGGGGGTGGTGTGGACACGTTCGGTGCGTCCACTGTTGAGCCGTGGATTGCTGCACATGGTGATCCAGCAAG ATGTGTTCTACTCGGTGCAAGTTGTGGTGCCAATATTGCGGATTATGTAACTCGGAAGGTGGTCGAAGATAGCAAGCCATTCGACCCGATTAAGGTTGTCGCACAAGTTCTGATGTATCCCTTCTTCATAGGGAGTGTTCCGACGCACTCAGAAATAAGGCTTGCTAACTCGTACTTCTATGACAAGTCCACATGTATACTTGCTTGGAGATTATTTTTGTCAGAGAAAGAATTCAACCTAGACCACCCTGCGGCCAATCCTCTGGCTCTTGGCAGAGGAGGCCCGCCACTGAAGTGCATGCCTCCGACCTTGACAGTCATTGCTGAGCATGACTGGATGAGAGATCGAGCGATTGCTTACTCTGAGGAACTCCGCAAGGTTAATGTCGACTCACCGGTTCTCGACTACAAGGATACAGTTCACGAGTTTGCAACCCTGGATGTTTTCTTGAAGACTCCACAAGCCCAGGCCTGTGCTGAGGACATTGCCATATGGATGAAGAAATACATATCCCTCAGAGGGCATGAGTTCTCGTATTAG